The Arachis hypogaea cultivar Tifrunner chromosome 16, arahy.Tifrunner.gnm2.J5K5, whole genome shotgun sequence genome contains a region encoding:
- the LOC112757686 gene encoding uncharacterized protein, translating to MCHKESSAVVQFETMPAYQGDDLVGDIRVLYRVFWSYYSCIRAFRHCKPVVQVDGTHLYGKYKGCLLVAVSQDDNNNIVPIAFAIVEGETSDGWHFFLSKLRQHVVTRNGVGLISDRHESINTAVERSNGAWSPPRAFHMFYIRHIESNFLRKFKAPYLQKLVVNIGNLLYALAYDGGYRWGHMTTNLVECINSVLKGARNLLITALVKATFYMLNELFTRKRAEAEARINSGHMFSDIVPSKLHTNQLASGNIQVDRIPCRHVFACCANQRLDWHVYVHDVYKMDQVRRVYRARFRPLGNPTTWPAYNGPRFVPNPYLRRITKGRPRMTRFLNEIDTRMLRRPRRCRLCGAEGHSRSRCRQSAGANADRDAQ from the exons atgtgtcataaggagTCATCAGCTGTTGTCCAGtttgagactatgcctgcatatcaaggcGATGACTTGGTGGGTGATATTCGGGTACTATATCGAGTATTTTGGAGTTATTACTCATGCATCAGGgcattcagacattgtaagccAGTTGTCCAGGTGGATGGGACTCACTTGTACGGAAAGTATAAGGGTTGTCTACTAGTGGCAGTTTCACAGGATGACAACAACAATATCGTCCCAATTGCGTTTGCTattgtggagggagagacttctgatggATGGCACTTTTTCCTTAGTAAACTGCGTCAACATGTTGTCACTCGGAATGGTGTGGGACTGATATCCGACCGACACGAATCCATCAATACCGCTGTGGAACGCAGTAACGGAGCTTGGTCACCTCCTAGAGCTTTTCATATGTTTTAcatcaggcatatagagtcgAATTTTTTGAGAAAGTTCAAGGCACCGTACCTGCAAAAATTGGTCGTCAACATTGGTAACCTTTTA TACGcattggcatatgatggtggctaccgatggggtcacatgacgacgaatctAGTAGAATGCATCAATTCAGTAttgaagggtgcacgcaatctcCTCATTACTGCTCTTGTGAAGGCAACATTCTACATGCTTAATGAGTTGTTCACCCGAAAAAGAGCGGAGGCGGAAGCCCGGATTAATTCTGGCCATATGTTTTCTGATATCGTGCCCTCGAAGTTGCATACAAACCAACTTGCATCAGGAAACATTCAG GTGGACCGGATCCCCTGTAGACATGTGTTCGCATGTTGTGCCAACCAGCGACTGGATTGGCATGTGTATGTGCATGATGTGTATAAGATGGACCAAGTTCGGCGGGTGTACCGCGCCAGGTTTAGGCCACTAGGTAATCCTACTACATGGCCTGCTTACAACGGACCTCGGTTTGTACCAAATCCGTACCTGAGACGCATCACGAAAGGTCGTCCCAGGATGACGCGGTTCTTGAATGAGATAGACACGCGAATGTTACGTCGTCCTAGACGATGTAGGCTATGTGGGGCTGAGGGACACAGTCGTAGTAGATGCCGTCAGTCAGCTGGTGCAAATGCCGACAGAGATGCTCAATAG
- the LOC112755291 gene encoding hydroquinone glucosyltransferase — translation MEKPHIAVVPSAGFTHLVPILEFSKRLLSLHPRFQVTCLIPSVGSSLSTSSQSYLQTLPPTIHPILLPPVSKEHVQAEQSLAVQIELSVTHSLPHIKQELSSLCSRARVVALVVDVFAHDALQFATEFNLLSYIYLPQAALILSWYLYSQELDEILFSENRDPEESIEIPGFVPMHSRDLPFQSRSSPGYRKFLERAEKFHLPDGVFVNSFHEMEASTINALRDEIRQKKRKTVVYPVGPITQSGFNGRENGSECLNWLDEQEPESVLYVSFGSGGTLSQDQLNELAFGLEQSGKKFLWVLRPPNNIASASYLGGEADDPMRFLPRGFLERTSKKQGLVVPLWAPQVQILGHSSTGGFVCHCGWNSVLESVTNGVPVIAWPLFAEQSMNAVILSDALKVAVRPKANDSRLVEREEIARVARELMDGKEGIEIRKRMKSLSIAAENAIKEDGPSTKTLAEVVATWK, via the coding sequence ATGGAAAAGCCTCACATAGCAGTGGTTCCTAGTGCTGGCTTCACCCACCTTGTTCCAATTCTGGAATTCTCCAAACGCCTCCTTAGTCTCCACCCACGCTTCCAAGTCACGTGCCTCATCCCCTCAGTTGGTTCATCACTCTCAACTTCCTCCCAGTCTTACCTTCAAACCCTTCCACCAACCATTCACCCAATTCTTCTTCCTCCAGTAAGCAAAGAGCACGTGCAAGCTGAGCAAAGCCTTGCTGTCCAAATTGAACTTAGCGTAACCCACTCTCTCCCTCACATCaaacaagaattgagttccctatGCTCAAGAGCCCGTGTTGTGGCCTTGGTTGTCGACGTTTTCGCACACGATGCTCTCCAGTTCGCCACCGAATTCAATCTCTTATCTTATATATACCTTCCACAAGCTGCTCTGATTCTTTCGTGGTATCTGTATTCACAAGAGTTAGATGAGATTCTCTTTTCTGAGAACAGAGACCCGGAAGAATCTATAGAGATTCCCGGTTTTGTGCCGATGCATAGCAGGGATCTTCCCTTTCAGTCCCGATCCAGCCCCGGTTACCGGAAATTTCTCGAACGCGCCGAGAAGTTTCATCTCCCTGATGGAGTCTTTGTTAATAGCTTTCATGAGATGGAAGCAAGCACGATAAATGCGTTGCGAGATGAGAtaagacaaaagaaaagaaaaaccgtGGTTTACCCGGTTGGACCGATCACGCAGAGCGGTTTTAACGGCCGAGAAAATGGATCCGAGTGCTTGAATTGGTTGGACGAGCAAGAACCAGAATCTGTGCTTTATGTTTCCTTTGGAAGTGGCGGCACGCTTTCCCAAGATCAGTTGAATGAATTGGCGTTTGGGTTGGAGCAAAGTGGAAAGAAATTCTTATGGGTTTTGAGACCCCCTAACAATATAGCCTCTGCTAGTTACCTTGGAGGAGAAGCTGACGACCCTATGCGATTCTTGCCACGTGGATTCTTGGAGAGAACCAGTAAGAAACAAGGATTGGTGGTTCCGCTTTGGGCTCCACAGGTACAGATTCTTGGCCACAGTTCAACGGGGGGTTTTGTGTGTCATTGTGGTTGGAATTCGGTTCTTGAGAGCGTTACAAATGGTGTGCCGGTGATAGCGTGGCCATTGTTTGCTGAGCAGAGTATGAACGCCGTGATTCTAAGTGATGCTTTGAAAGTGGCGGTGAGGCCAAAAGCAAACGACAGTAGATTGGTTGAAAGGGAAGAAATTGCAAGAGTCGCTAGAGAGTTGATGGATGGTAAAGAAGGTATTGAAATTCGCAAAAGGATGAAAAGTTTGAGTATTGCTGCTGAGAATGCAATAAAGGAAGACGGACCATCCACGAAGACTCTGGCAGAGGTTGTTGCAACTTGGAAATGA